A single region of the Spirochaeta isovalerica genome encodes:
- a CDS encoding STAS-like domain-containing protein, with translation MLYKMCEKSSDISSKEIGFEIAKDLLQLIKDHDEVEISLENIEIITTNCSKIIFGTIYLELGAEQFYKKIRITQADDEMKIIIQQGIKNAISEN, from the coding sequence ATGTTATATAAGATGTGTGAAAAGAGTAGTGATATCTCAAGCAAAGAAATAGGGTTTGAAATTGCAAAAGATCTATTACAATTAATAAAAGACCATGATGAAGTCGAAATTAGTTTAGAAAACATTGAAATTATAACAACGAATTGTTCTAAAATAATATTTGGTACTATTTATTTAGAACTAGGCGCAGAACAGTTTTATAAAAAAATAAGAATAACCCAAGCTGATGATGAAATGAAAATTATCATTCAGCAAGGCATTAAAAATGCAATATCTGAAAATTAG
- a CDS encoding ATP-binding protein, protein MNNSIVLPRHFGVTKSDDFIDDISFIFESSIKRKEFIIFINRIEKISILNQLLVYRFISFTAENHLFKNPKISWDEKSLRMFTIAGIFDLMKTYLNSSKQTKKIYESYKKLSIDKKDKLFIAPHRIIRNEEDQRTSLEHSYLESVRTYYSDKKVKRIISRILTETLSNFWAHAEQKSGTVMVSKGNNDYFEIALADNGIGIIKNLRDSYEKYSDLDDAQILLNAIKRGITSKPKTDHMGWGLWLIKKLVEMNRGELYIASGYGRLHFKKDNMKIYNRKFWKGTIIQLKILLTEPFSICDIPELQDDCGLSIRWE, encoded by the coding sequence TTGAATAATTCAATTGTATTACCAAGACATTTTGGAGTAACAAAATCAGATGATTTTATTGATGATATTTCCTTTATCTTTGAATCATCGATAAAAAGGAAAGAGTTTATAATATTTATAAATAGAATTGAAAAAATATCAATTTTAAATCAATTACTTGTATATAGATTTATTAGTTTTACTGCTGAAAATCATCTTTTCAAAAATCCAAAAATTAGCTGGGATGAAAAATCATTACGTATGTTTACAATTGCGGGGATATTTGATCTTATGAAAACATACTTGAATTCATCAAAACAAACTAAAAAAATATATGAAAGTTACAAAAAACTATCAATTGATAAAAAAGATAAATTATTTATTGCCCCACATCGAATAATTAGAAATGAAGAAGATCAAAGAACGAGTCTGGAACATAGTTACTTAGAAAGTGTTAGAACATATTATTCAGATAAAAAAGTAAAAAGAATAATTTCAAGAATTCTAACCGAAACATTAAGTAATTTTTGGGCACATGCAGAACAAAAATCAGGTACTGTTATGGTTTCTAAAGGAAATAATGATTACTTTGAAATTGCCTTAGCAGATAATGGCATTGGAATTATAAAAAACTTACGCGATTCATATGAAAAATATTCTGATTTAGATGATGCTCAAATACTATTAAATGCTATAAAGAGGGGAATTACATCTAAACCCAAGACAGACCATATGGGTTGGGGTCTTTGGTTAATAAAAAAATTGGTTGAAATGAATAGAGGCGAATTATACATAGCTTCAGGATATGGACGATTGCACTTTAAAAAAGATAATATGAAAATATATAATCGAAAATTTTGGAAAGGTACCATAATTCAACTTAAAATTCTTTTAACAGAACCTTTTTCTATATGTGATATTCCAGAATTGCAAGATGATTGCGGATTAAGTATCAGATGGGAGTAA